The following are encoded in a window of Myxocyprinus asiaticus isolate MX2 ecotype Aquarium Trade chromosome 17, UBuf_Myxa_2, whole genome shotgun sequence genomic DNA:
- the LOC127454741 gene encoding sphingomyelin synthase-related protein 1-like isoform X1: protein METSFHGMPGSRYVCVECWSSKQVASWLREQGFHEYVDLLCSKHRLDGASLLCLSETDLRSPPLELKVLGDIKRLMLAVRRLQRQHVALAHLVSEVNALSPIHTGGLDRTVCNSFAERGSGDYQHCNGVGVVTTVGGEHSTGYSNGKHKQNSGRLDPEYWKTALGALYAMLVCGVTSFVMVLVHERVPDMQMYPPLPDIFLESVPRIPWAFAMAEACGVVLGFILLLVLLMHKHRSILFRRLCSLMGTVFLLRCVTMFVTSLSVPGHHLQCSGKMYGDIWAKVQRALDIWSGLGMSLTGVHTCGDYMFSGHTVVLTMLNFFITEYMPRNWNFIHTMSWVLNLFGIFFILAAHEHYSIDVFIAFYITTRLFLYYHTLANTQAYQHSRRARIWFPLFSFFECNVTGPVPNVYSWPFSKPILMKKIIG from the exons GTATGCCGGGGTCCAGGTACGTCTGTGTGGAATGTTGGAGCAGTAAGCAGGTAGCTAGCTGGCTGAGGGAACAGGGATTTCATGAATATGTGGATCTACTGTGCTCTAAACACCGTTTGGATGGAGCCAGCCTGCTGTGCCTTAGTGAAACTGATCTACGGTCCCCTCCACTGGAGCTTAAGGTGCTTGGTGACATAAAGAGACTGATGCTGGCAGTGCGGAGACTACAGAGACAACACGTGGCCCTCGCACACTTAGTGTCAGAGGTCAATGCATTGTCTCCCATTCACACTGGGGGACTGGACCGTACAGTATGTAACAGCTTCGCAGAACGAGGGTCAGGAGACTACCAACACTGTAATGGGGTTGGGGTGGTCACCACAGTAGGTGGAGAACATAGCACTGGTTATTCTAATGGGAAGCATAAACAGAATTCTGGTCGGTTGGACCCAGAGTACTGGAAGACTGCACTCGGTGCCCTCTATGCCATGCTGGTGTGCGGAGTGACATCATTCGTAATGGTGCTTGTGCATGAGAGAGTTCCTGACATGCAGATGTACCCGCCACTTCCAGACATATTTCTGGAGAG TGTACCCAGAATTCCCTGGGCTTTCGCCATGGCTGAAGCATGTGGAGTGGTGCTGGGTTTCATATTACTGCTAGTGTTGTTGAtgcacaaacacag gtcCATTCTGTTTCGCAGATTGTGTAGTTTAATGGGGACAGTGTTCTTGCTCCGCTGTGTTACTATGTTTGTCACTTCACTGTCTGTACCTGGTCATCATCTGCAGTGTTCAGGCAAG ATGTATGGTGATATCTGGGCAAAAGTGCAGCGTGCATTGGACATCTGGAGTGGACTTGGCATGTCTTTAACGGGTGTTCATACATGTGGGGATTACATGTTTAGTGGACACACTGTTGTTCTCACCATGCTCAACTTCTTTATCACTGAGT ATATGCCACGTAACTGGAACTTTATCCATACCATGTCTTGGGTCCTAAACCTGTTTGGAATCTTCTTCATCTTGGCGGCTCATGAACACTACTCTATTGACGTCTTCATTGCATTCTACATTACCACCAGACTGTTCCTGTACTACCACACGCTTGCAAACACACAAGCCTATCAGCACAGCCGCAGAGCACGTATCTGGTTCCCTCTCTTCTCTTTCTTTGAGTGCAATGTGACCGGACCTGTTCCAAATGTGTATAGCTGGCCTTTCTCCAAACCTATCTTAATGAAGAAAATTATAGGATAG
- the LOC127454741 gene encoding sphingomyelin synthase-related protein 1-like isoform X2 — protein sequence MPGSRYVCVECWSSKQVASWLREQGFHEYVDLLCSKHRLDGASLLCLSETDLRSPPLELKVLGDIKRLMLAVRRLQRQHVALAHLVSEVNALSPIHTGGLDRTVCNSFAERGSGDYQHCNGVGVVTTVGGEHSTGYSNGKHKQNSGRLDPEYWKTALGALYAMLVCGVTSFVMVLVHERVPDMQMYPPLPDIFLESVPRIPWAFAMAEACGVVLGFILLLVLLMHKHRSILFRRLCSLMGTVFLLRCVTMFVTSLSVPGHHLQCSGKMYGDIWAKVQRALDIWSGLGMSLTGVHTCGDYMFSGHTVVLTMLNFFITEYMPRNWNFIHTMSWVLNLFGIFFILAAHEHYSIDVFIAFYITTRLFLYYHTLANTQAYQHSRRARIWFPLFSFFECNVTGPVPNVYSWPFSKPILMKKIIG from the exons ATGCCGGGGTCCAGGTACGTCTGTGTGGAATGTTGGAGCAGTAAGCAGGTAGCTAGCTGGCTGAGGGAACAGGGATTTCATGAATATGTGGATCTACTGTGCTCTAAACACCGTTTGGATGGAGCCAGCCTGCTGTGCCTTAGTGAAACTGATCTACGGTCCCCTCCACTGGAGCTTAAGGTGCTTGGTGACATAAAGAGACTGATGCTGGCAGTGCGGAGACTACAGAGACAACACGTGGCCCTCGCACACTTAGTGTCAGAGGTCAATGCATTGTCTCCCATTCACACTGGGGGACTGGACCGTACAGTATGTAACAGCTTCGCAGAACGAGGGTCAGGAGACTACCAACACTGTAATGGGGTTGGGGTGGTCACCACAGTAGGTGGAGAACATAGCACTGGTTATTCTAATGGGAAGCATAAACAGAATTCTGGTCGGTTGGACCCAGAGTACTGGAAGACTGCACTCGGTGCCCTCTATGCCATGCTGGTGTGCGGAGTGACATCATTCGTAATGGTGCTTGTGCATGAGAGAGTTCCTGACATGCAGATGTACCCGCCACTTCCAGACATATTTCTGGAGAG TGTACCCAGAATTCCCTGGGCTTTCGCCATGGCTGAAGCATGTGGAGTGGTGCTGGGTTTCATATTACTGCTAGTGTTGTTGAtgcacaaacacag gtcCATTCTGTTTCGCAGATTGTGTAGTTTAATGGGGACAGTGTTCTTGCTCCGCTGTGTTACTATGTTTGTCACTTCACTGTCTGTACCTGGTCATCATCTGCAGTGTTCAGGCAAG ATGTATGGTGATATCTGGGCAAAAGTGCAGCGTGCATTGGACATCTGGAGTGGACTTGGCATGTCTTTAACGGGTGTTCATACATGTGGGGATTACATGTTTAGTGGACACACTGTTGTTCTCACCATGCTCAACTTCTTTATCACTGAGT ATATGCCACGTAACTGGAACTTTATCCATACCATGTCTTGGGTCCTAAACCTGTTTGGAATCTTCTTCATCTTGGCGGCTCATGAACACTACTCTATTGACGTCTTCATTGCATTCTACATTACCACCAGACTGTTCCTGTACTACCACACGCTTGCAAACACACAAGCCTATCAGCACAGCCGCAGAGCACGTATCTGGTTCCCTCTCTTCTCTTTCTTTGAGTGCAATGTGACCGGACCTGTTCCAAATGTGTATAGCTGGCCTTTCTCCAAACCTATCTTAATGAAGAAAATTATAGGATAG